The genomic interval CCATTCTTACAGCAACAGTCTTAGATGGAGCAATTGACGTTTCTGCAAATTATAATATTACCTATCAAGATGGTTCATTAGAAGTAACCCCAAGACCAATCACCATTCAAACAGATAATGATTCAAAAATTTACGATGGAACAGCTTTATCAAACGAAAATTACACTATCACTTTTGGGACATTGGTTGCTGGAGATGTGATCAATGTTGTTACGAATGCGGAACTAACCATCGTAGATGTTGTGGACAATGTATTATCAGTAGAAATCGAAACAGCAACAGCTACTGATGTAACTAGTAATTATGCAATAACCTACGAATATGGATTCTTAGAAGTAACTCCTAGAACACTTGTTATTTCAACTCCAGGAGCCACCAAAGTATACGATGGTACACCATTAACAAATGATAACTGGGAGTTAACTGAAGGTAGTGTCGTACTTGATCATGAGTTGACTGTAACCGTAACGGGTACGATTACTGAAGTTGGACTAACAAGAAATGACTTCACTTATGAAATAAAAGATTCTAGTTTAAATGACGTTTCTATGTACTATATCGTTGTAGAAAACACTGGTATTTTAGAAGTAGAAAGAGAAAAAACACTTCTTGTAATACAATCCAATAGTGATTCGAAATTGTATGATGGAACACCACTAACAAATAACGAATGGATATTATTTGAAGGAGAATTATTACCAAATCATACTTTAGATATTGTCATGACAGGAACCATTACCAATGTAGGTACCACTGACAATACATTTACCTATGTTGTCTTGGACGAAAATGATGTTGATGTTACAACAGACTTCTACGATGTCCAAGTATCGTATGGTGAATTAACGATTCTAGAAAACAATGACAATGGAGCAAACAACGAAGACTCAACTTCCATTAGTAACGAAGGAAGTCTTGATGATGGTCCAGCTCAAACAGTCTTAGAAATCTACACTGAAACAGACGACATAGTATATTTAAGAGACAAATCATATGGTGATTACAACAAACAAGGATGGGCTACACCAACAGTATACGTATCACCATATAACGTTACACCATTATTGTTCCCATCAATCACAATCAACAATACGTTAAATACGTATGAACTTCAAGTTAGAGCGCTTCAAACAGGATTATCTTATTACTTGCCATATTATTCATCAAATGGATTCTACAGCAATTATAACGATGTATATGTGAACCATACGTATGGTAGTACTTATTCTGTGGATTACACTCCAATTACCGACGTAGATTACAATACTCTATCAATCAGTGATCCTACAAATCAAGCGTATGAAACAGAATACCAAACATTTGTTTATCAAAATTACTTGCAAATACCAAGAGAAACAAGAGAAGCATTATTACGAATAGCTTCTGAAAATGGATTGGATCCATCTAGTCCGACAATTATCGAAGATGTTCAAAACTATATTAAAAATGCAGGAGTTTACAACAAAGCATATAACCCTATCCCAAATAATGTAGATGTGGCATTATACTTCCTTGAAGAATCACGTGAAGGTATTTGTCAACACTTCGCAACTGCCGGTGTTGTAATGTACCGTGCAATGGGTATACCAGCGCGATATGTAACAGGTTTTGTTGCACAATCAAGCGCAGATAATTGGGTAGGAATAACCTCAAATCAAGCCCACGCTTGGGTTGAAATCTATATTGATGGATTTGGATGGGTACCTATTGAAGTTACTGCTCCAGATCTTGGAGATGGTTCGGATGACGGATTCGGATCAGAACCTGGTACTGATACAGGAAGTACTAGTGGAGGTTGGACATCAAGTAATCTAATCCAACTCAACATCATTTCTGGAAATGATTCAAAAGTATACGATGGAACACCACTAACGAACCCATTCTATTATTCTATTGGTTCTTTACAAACAGGACATACTTTAACTGTGAATGTGACTGGTACCATTACCTTAGTGGGAGAAACACAAAATACATTTACCTATACGATTGAAGATCAAAATGGTAATGATGTTAGTGATCAATACAACGTAAATTCAATATATGGATCACTCGTCGTTGTTCCAAGCAATGATCTAGAAATTATTGAGTTCCAAGTATACGATGTAACAACCGTATACAACGGACAGGCAATAGAACACAGTGACACAGATTACTGGATACCTTCTCAAAACCTTCCGGCAAATTACACCGTTATATTAGACATTGTTGGAAGTATTACAGATGTAGGTAAAAAAGTTACCTACATTAATCCAGCATCTGTTGTGATACTTGACGAAAATCAAATCGACGTAACGAGTAATTATAATATTGTCACATACGAAGGATCTATTACCGTTCAAGAACGTAGTATAAGTGTAACCTCGTTCTCAGCTAGAAAAGATTACGATGGACAACCACTAACCTCAGATATCTACTATATTTCACAAGGTTCACTTGCAGCAGGAGATGAAATCACAGTGAACATTACCGGTTCTATAACTGATCCAGGACTTGCCGCAAACACCATTGAATCAATCACCATTGTGAATGCCAATGGAGACGACGTTACTAGTAATTATGACATTGATGAAATCGAAGGCTCACTAATCGTAGATGCAGTTGGAAGTTAACTTAACGAAAGGATGATTATATGAAATTTTATAGATGTACCGAGTGCGATCAAATACACATAAAGCTAATTGATCAAAATAATGATGTGACATGTTGTGATACACCAACAGTAGAACTTGTTGAAAACAATTCTCCTGATGAAGCACAAAATCATGTCCCAAAAATCAGAAAAATCGGAAATTTCGTTACAATAACAATCGACAACAATCATCCAATGGTTGATATCCACCACATAGAATTTATTTGTATGGAAACAAATCAAGGTTTCCAGTACAAAAAACTAAACATAAATCAAGAACCAAAAGTGCAGTTTATCCTGGCAAATGATGAAGTAATCACAAACATATACCTTTACTGTAACCTGCACTCATTATGGAGTTTACACTTAACAAGTGAATCAAAATAAATGGATTGGAGATAAATTATGAGTAAGTTAGAATTTGAGTATTTTGAAATTGAAGATATGGATTTTTGTGGGGATGAAGTTGAAATTTTCTTTCCGGAAATTGACAATATAGACTTTGGCTCTTTATGGGGAGGAGTAATGCAAAACACCGATACTGCAAATATGAAAGTTACAGACTTTACAATCGGTTTTGAAGACTATACGAATATGACAAAAGAAAACCAAACATTTGTCTACAAAGCACTTGCTCCTGCTAAACTTTACCAAGGTACACCATCAGTAAAACTAACATTAAAAAAAGGAAAATACATTAAGTTCAAAAGTCTGTTTAAGGACCACGGACCTGCATTCTTCCAAAAAATGTACAAATTTATGGAAGACGAAAAAATACCATTTGAAGGTGGATATGACTTTGAACTAATGTATGGTGATTTTATCCCAGAAGATGAAAATGCATATTGCTATGTATGTTTAAAAATCAAAGAAGACTAATACAATTACATTTTCAAAAGACCGATTCAATCGGTCTTTTTTTCTGAGAGTGTTTAATCAACATGTGGATAATGGTATAATTGTTTTGGATTGAAACAGGTCATATTCCGAGTGCAATATTATTATCACTTGGAACGATTGAAGATGATCATGAAGAAGTATTTGATTCATTTGATCAAGTAATAATTGTTTATTGTAGAAGTGGAAATAGAAGTCAAGCAGCAATGAAGACCTTGAATAATCTTGGATATGAAAATGTATATGATTTAGGTGGAA from Mycoplasmatota bacterium carries:
- a CDS encoding desulfoferrodoxin, producing MKFYRCTECDQIHIKLIDQNNDVTCCDTPTVELVENNSPDEAQNHVPKIRKIGNFVTITIDNNHPMVDIHHIEFICMETNQGFQYKKLNINQEPKVQFILANDEVITNIYLYCNLHSLWSLHLTSESK
- a CDS encoding rhodanese-like domain-containing protein, translating into MFWIETGHIPSAILLSLGTIEDDHEEVFDSFDQVIIVYCRSGNRSQAAMKTLNNLGYENVYDLGGITTDWPYDVE